The genomic window ATTTTCTCAAATAAGCGTGAGATGAATCGCGTCCTTATTTTATTTCATCTTGATTCTGTATATAAGTTTTAAGGGTTGAAATAGTAACACCACCACAACTAGCCACAAA from Gloeocapsa sp. DLM2.Bin57 includes these protein-coding regions:
- a CDS encoding IS200/IS605 family transposase, which codes for FVASCGGVTISTLKTYIQNQDEIK